Proteins encoded together in one Impatiens glandulifera chromosome 1, dImpGla2.1, whole genome shotgun sequence window:
- the LOC124920858 gene encoding glycine-rich RNA-binding protein 4, mitochondrial-like, with protein MAFCNKLGGFMRKTVLHNVGSIGKVGYFPSAIRCLSTKLFIGGLSYGTDDKSLMEAFSSFGDVSEAKIITDRETGRSRGFGFVNFVDNESASAALQAMDGQPLQGRNVRVSYATERQGPPRSNYGSGGGWRE; from the exons ATGGCTTTCTGTAATAAACTTGGAGGTTTCATGAGAAAGACAGTTTTACATAATGTTGGATCAATTGGGAAGGTGGGTTATTTTCCATCAGCAATTCGATGTTTATCTACTAAACTCTTTATTGGAG GCCTTTCATATGGAACTGATGACAAGTCTCTTATGGAAGCATTTTCCAGCTTTGGTGATGTCTCTGAAG CAAAAATAATAACTGACAGAGAGACGGGAAGATCTAGGGGGTTTGGATTTGTGAACTTTGTTGATAATGAATCTGCTTCTGCTGCTTTACAAGCAATGGATGGGCAACCACTTCAAGGTCGGAATGTTCGCGTTAGTTATGCAACCGAGAGGCAGGGTCCTCCCCGATCTAACTATGGCAGTGGTGGTGGCTGGAGGGAATGA
- the LOC124920857 gene encoding uncharacterized protein LOC124920857, with protein MAVKVATTCLRWSKPYVPHSPTSSQTLASTVPSPPLRRRSFSDGAVIFRCVQRLDRSFWGTKLHRSRSCDNHTSTTVSRRRTFKQACSASLDAFSDEEFAKQIQEIATRFQLSEENEPTESESASASASIDIRNFPHSVKFSQSKISFDWTAEISEDINIIPANIEMKVNSVQLPHSLRIIRQKMQWEEGFREAGEFASCSVEKAFSSMVFIIHELHSFTLQMREKLFYEDLQGIILRVQKETQASFVWLFQQVFSHTPTLMMYVMILLANYSVYSMSANAAIAAPPPPHSFVKMESVITIDEQKQGQFSFDSSTIKKFSVSSSSGKTSSIGGSNGGGGKYRTVASGTDGDGESVNYQVEIPNGSSSGREEESVSGQEEEIKLWNSMVEEAARDTTVDTQRFVSPVTAEIDGDATEDYSKTELLYQKGLAQDPNNALLLANYAQFLYLVSHDYLRAEEYFKKATKVDPVDAEALNKYATFLWQCKNDLWAAEETYLDAISADPTNSYYAANYAHFLWNTGGEETCYPITTDDI; from the exons ATGGCGGTCAAGGTTGCTACCACCTGTTTGCGTTGGTCTAAGCCTTATGTTCCTCATTCACCGACTTCTTCGCAAACATTAGCTTCAACCGTTCCTTCTCCTCCCCTAAGAAGACGGAGTTTCAGCGACGGAGCGGTTATCTTTCGCTGCGTTCAGAGACTGGACCGGTCTTTTTGGGGAACGAAGCTCCATCGCTCCAGATCCTGCGATAATCACACTAGTACTACTGTTTCCAGACGGAGAACATTCAAACAAGCGTGCAGTGCTAGTCTGGATGCGTTTTCTGATGAGGAATTTGCTAAACAAATCCAGGAGATTGCCACCAGATTCCAGTTGTCTGAAGAAAACGAACCAACAGAATCTGAATCCGCCTCTGCTTCTGCTTCTATAGATATCAGAAATTTTCCGCATTCAGTTAAATTTAGTCAATCGAAGATATCATTTGACTGGACGGCGGAGATTTCGGAGGATATCAATATCATTCCGGCGAACATCGAAATGAAGGTAAACAGCGTACAATTGCCTCACTCTCTACGGATCATAAGGCAGAAGATGCAATGGGAAGAAGGATTTCGAGAAGCCGGTGAATTCGCATCTTGTTCCGTGGAGAAGGCGTTCTCTTCTATGGTCTTCATCATCCATGAGCTTCATAGCTTTACTCTGCAGATGCGAGAGAAGCTTTTTTACgaagatcttcaaggaataaTCCTTCGTGTACAGAAGGAAACACAAGCCTCCTTCGTTTGGCTATTTCAGCAAGTATTTTCTCACACGCCCACTCTAATGATGTACGTTATGATCCTGCTAGCAAATTACAGCGTCTATTCGATGTCTGCCAACGCTGCCATTGCAGCACCGCCGCCGCCCCACTCCTTCGTCAAGATGGAATCTGTTATCACCATAGACGAGCAGAAGCAGGGGCAATTCAGCTTCGATTCGTCAACGATTAAGAAATTCTCAGTTTCATCTTCCAGCGGGAAGACGTCCTCAATTGGGGGAAGCAACGGCGGCGGAGGGAAATATAGGACAGTAGCCAGCGGAACAGACGGAGATGGCGAATCTGTAAACTACCAGGTGGAAATCCCAAACGGGTCATCATCCGGTAGGGAAGAGGAATCAGTTTCGGgtcaagaggaagaaatcaaaCTATGGAATTCAatggtggaggaggcggcgAGGGATACAACTGTAGATACACAGAGATTCGTATCGCCAGTGACAGCGGAGATTGATGGGGATGCGACAGAGGACTATAGCAAGACGGAGCTTTTGTATCAGAAGGGTCTTGCCCAGGATCCAAATAACGCTCTACTACTGGCGAATTATGCTCAGTTCCTCTATCTGGTCTCGCATGATTACCTAAG AGCAGAAGAGTATTTCAAGAAGGCGACGAAAGTTGATCCGGTGGATGCGGAGGCGCTGAACAAGTATGCGACGTTTCTTTGGCAGTGTAAGAATGATCTATGGGCAGCGGAAGAGACTTATTTGGATGCAATATCGGCTGATCCAACAAATTCTTATTATGCGGCCAACTATGCTCACTTCCTTTGGAACACTGGCGGAGAGGAAACGTGTTATCCGATCACCACCGATGACATTTAA